A part of Liolophura sinensis isolate JHLJ2023 chromosome 1, CUHK_Ljap_v2, whole genome shotgun sequence genomic DNA contains:
- the LOC135462185 gene encoding uncharacterized protein LOC135462185: protein MNDTALDNLRQQLTTLVVTDDVTEVINRSSGNDVTLHCPADKGSLATWYKGMSIPRKTVAASAPSPGSEFTIPSASESDSGIYVCDVIAENHGQVKRKLLYFAVSVTEAEGDGLQLSLIVSTAVILCVVLAVGVICYRRRKTRNTGRDDTSIRYQSSVSQTPDVCQYVKVGSNISPDESVVMETG from the exons ATGAACGATACAGCCCTCGACAACCTACGACAACAGCTGACTACACTCGTCGTCACAG ATGACGTCACAGAGGTCATTAATCGATCTTCCGGTAATGACGTCACATTGCATTGCCCTGCTGATAAAGGATCTCTGGCCACGTGGTATAAGGGGATGAGCATACCCAGGAAGACTGTAGCCGCCAGTGCGCCCAGCCCAGGGTCAGAGTTCACGATACCGTCGGCTTCGGAGTCAGATTCGGGGATTTATGTCTGTGACGTTATCGCTGAGAACCACGGCCAAGTCAAGAGAAAACTCCTGTATTTCGCGGTGTCTGTCACTGAGG CTGAAGGGGACGGGCTCCAGCTAAGCCTGATAGTTAGCACGGCAGTGATACTATGTGTCGTGTTAGCAGTAGGAGTTATATGCTACAGAAGGAGGAAGACGAGAAACACAG GTCGGGATGATACAAGTATTCGATATCAGTCATCTGTCTCCCAGACTCCAGATGTGTGCCAGTATGTGAAAGTTGGCTCAAATATATCTCCTGACGAGAGTGTAGTGATGGAGACAGGTTGA
- the LOC135466093 gene encoding calmodulin-like, translating into MSKSRLQAKWRNFFCMLDEDGDEQITVEDFGLKAQRIIDSYGLEELLRVRCTQILLRWWHICQDLLGDPKPKKVSKQQFVEILSKLYCTDKDKLEQTMRELSMYLFDLMDADGDGSITSDELDKMNKCLGMKNSSLNAAIFDAWDEDQDGEISRQEYSTGMIAYLTSNDPQNDYGFVFQYEQNVIHNKRR; encoded by the coding sequence ATGAGCAAGTCGAGACTTCAAGCGAAGTGGCGAAACTTTTTTTGTATGTTGGACGAAGATGGTGACGAGCAGATTACAGTGGAAGATTTTGGCCTAAAGGCTCAGCGGATCATAGACAGTTACGGACTGGAAGAGCTGCTCAGAGTGAGGTGCACACAGATCCTATTGAGGTGGTGGCACATCTGCCAGGATCTCCTTGGAGATCCGAAACCCAAGAAAGTCTCCAAACAGCAGTTTGTGGAAATCTTGAGCAAGCTTTACTGCACTGACAAAGATAAACTGGAGCAGACTATGAGGGAATTGAGCATGTATCTATTCGATCTGATGGACGCGGATGGGGACGGGTCGATTACGTCGGACGAACTAGACAAGATGAACAAATGCTTAGGGATGAAGAACAGCTCACTGAACGCCGCCATCTTTGACGCCTGGGACGAGGATCAAGACGGTGAAATCTCGCGACAGGAGTATTCAACAGGCATGATAGCTTATCTGACCAGTAATGACCCACAGAATGACTATGGCTTTGTGTTTCAGTATGAGCAAAACGTGATCCACAACAAGAGAAGATAA